A window of the Salarias fasciatus chromosome 7, fSalaFa1.1, whole genome shotgun sequence genome harbors these coding sequences:
- the cax2 gene encoding putative cation exchanger C521.04c: MSLPTARSSDTSGRRRRPAELAHDASYERDLQASFNHEASLDRMCAPQQNVPTLLSSPSSLHSLCPTTKCMSAHTCVGHHACEESWEEIQSKRTIRAENEVEANKLVNNYRFGFRKWKSHVTARPFEVRSDVVKELYSELNVVKPHTGPGQFITLGNILYVFLFGWWVSLTYLLVSILMFVTIAGVPYGKLCYKLCCYFLWPFGSTIHEVGNAVRTCCEQAPDCECNLASADDSSPVLLPSPTEVPVQETAGRPVRTPYWRRFSTYVWLLLGYPLLVVIHGLACFISWILVFTIPVSKMNAQTLGVILLLPPEDVAISTTSLRAHQGYESRPLLCCYHAANWYYYKYTVDGINVFAVNLLPLVIIALIIGYIDRENVYISSDAKFAVAIGSIIPLSYYIGMGIASMSAQSNFAVGAVVNATFGSITELTFYITALLRGHRAGNPCLQEVVKAALTGTLLGCILFIPGICMIIGGLKHSEQRFSSRCTGVSSALLFISVGGVFAPTLFSKAYGNLVCDACTNSTGGNSTSNSSGPFICHNCHYDLNNGSLFHDHIEPLVYTVSALLPAAYIIGLIFTLKTHSHIYDVHVGAGQVADHHGTVVHWSRLKSLVILIIATVLTSACADLATEHIQPILSQPNISQYFIGVTLLAMVAEIPEIVNGIQFALQNNISLSLEVGSCIAVQVCMLQIPILVLFNAIYDVGFVLLFSDLHLWTSIFSVILVNYIFMDGKSDYFQGTALVVVYLILLALYYFAPSPEGC; the protein is encoded by the exons ATGTCTCTGCCGACGGCACGGAGCTCAGACACGAgcggccggaggaggaggccggcCGAACTCGCGCACG ATGCTTCATACGAGCGTGATTTGCAGGCGAGTTTTAATCATGAGGCGTCACTTGACCGAATGTGTGCCCCTCAACAAAATGTTCCCACACTCCTCTCCTCGCCATCTTCACTACACTCCTTATGTCCTACAACAAAATGCATGTCTGCACACACGT GCGTCGGACATCATGCCTGTGAGGAGAGCTGGGAGGAGATCCAAAGCAAAAGAACCATCAGAGCAGAAAATGAGGTGGAAGCCAACAAGCTGGTCAACAACTACAGG TTTGGTTTCAGGAAGTGGAAAAGCCACGTGACAGCGCGGCCGTTTGAAGTCCGATCGGATGTTGTGAAAGAGCTTTACTCTGAACTGAACGTCGTTAAGCCACACACAGGACCAG GTCAGTTCATCACGCTTGGAAACATTCTGTACGTCTTCCTGTTTGGCTGGTGGGTCTCTCTGACTTATCTTCTGGTCAGTATACTGATGTTCGTCACCATTGCTGGAGTACCGTATG GGAAGCTCTGCTATAAGCTGTGCTGCTACTTTCTGTGGCCGTTTGGCAGCACCATCCATGAG GTGGGAAACGCAGTGCGGACATGTTGTGAACAGGCTCCAGACTGTGAGTGTAACCTGGCTTCGGCGGACGACTCCTCGCCAGTCCtgctgccttcgcccacagaGGTGCCGGTGCAGGAGACGGCGGGGCGGCCAGTGCGCACGCCTTACTGG CGTCGTTTCTCCACCTacgtgtggctgctgctgggataTCCTCTTCTGGTGGTGATTCACGGTCTGGCCTGCTTCATCTCCTGGATCCTGGTCTTCACCATCCCGGTCTCCAAGATGAACGCACAGACTCTGGGTGTcattctcctcctgcctccggAAGACGTCGCCATCTCCACCACTTCGCTGAGAGCG CATCAAGGTTATGAGAGCCGACCGCTGCTGTGCTGCTACCACGCTGCCAACTGGTACTACTACAAGTACACTGTGGATGGGATCAATGTGTTTGCTGTCA acctccTCCCTCTGGTAATCATTGCTCTGATAATCGGATACATCGACAGAGAGAACGTGTACATCAGCTCCGATGCAAAGTTTGCCGTAGCGATCGGCTCCATCATCCCCTTGTCGTACTACATCGGTATGGGCATCGCCAG CATGTCGGCTCAGAGCAACTTCGCAGTGGGCGCAGTTGTCAATGCCACCTTCGGCTCCATCACAGAGTTGACTTTTTACATCACTGCCCTGCTCAGAGGTCACCGGGCAGGCAACCCATGTCTGCAAGAGGTCGTCAAAGCAGCACTGACTGGCACGCTGCTCGGCTGCATCCTCTTCATCCCC GGCATCTGTATGATCATCGGAGGCCTGAAACACAGCGAGCAAAGATTCAGCAGCCGGTGCACAGGAGTGAGCTCTGCGCTGCTTTTCATCTCTGTCGGAG GTGTTTTCGCCCCCACGCTGTTCTCCAAGGCTTACGGGAACCTGGTGTGTGACGCCTGCACCAACTCCACAGGAGGGAACAGCACGAGCAACAGCAGCGGGCCGTTCATCTGCCACAACTGTCACTACGATCTG AACAACGGTTCACTGTTTCACGACCACATTGA GCCTCTGGTGTACACAGTGTCCGCCCTCCTGCCAGCCGCCTACATCATTGGTCTGATATTTACACTCAAGACGCACTCCCACATTTATGACGTCCACGTCGGCGCAGGACAGG TGGCTGACCACCACGGGACAGTGGTCCACTGGTCACGCCTGAAGTCGCTGGTCATCCTCATCATCGCCACCGTGCTCACGTCAGCTTGTGCTGACCTGGCCACCGAGCACATCCAGCCCATACTGAGTCAGCCCAACATCTCCCAG tATTTCATCGGAGTGACGCTTCTTGCAATGGTTGCCGAAATCCCAGAAATTGTAAACGGGATCCAGTTTGCTTTGCAGAACAACATTAGCCTCAG CTTGGAGGTTGGAAGCTGCATCGCTGTGCAGGTCTGCATGCTCCAGATCCCAATACTGGTTCTGTTTAATGCCATCTAT GATGTGGGATTTGTGCTGCTGTTCAGCGACCTGCACCTGTGGACCAGCATCTTCAGCGTCATCCTGGTCAACTACATATTCATGGACGGGAAGTCGGATTATTTTCAAG GCACGGCTCTGGTGGTCGTTTACCTGATCCTCCTCGCTCTGTATTACTTCGCTCCATCACCAGAAGGCTGTTAA
- the LOC115392063 gene encoding kelch domain-containing protein 10-like: MSSPGQDGTSSQLNKFEKLSWRPTIRDSGFKKRIRWLQARRIVSPSCPNLRIPNRFLREGHCIPPARSGHRCVADNTNLYVFGGYNPDFEEAGGSENEDYPLFRELWRFHFATASWQQVRTEGYMPTELASMSAVLHGNNLLVFGGTGIPFGENNGNDVHVCNVQYKRWNLLNCRGKKPNKIYGQAMVIINGYLYVFGGTTGYLYSTDLHRLDLTTREWTHLKPNNAPTDLPEERYRHELAHDGQRIYILGGGTSWTSYPLDKIHAYNLETNYWEEIATKPQEKIGYPSARRCHSCVQVKDEVFICGGYNGEQILSDLWKLNLQTHQWTKLPAVMPEPAYFHCAAVTPAGCMYVHGGVVNMSGNRRTGSLYKVWLVVPSLLELTWEKLLKTFPHLAHLSSLQLLGLGLTHAFVQRLK; the protein is encoded by the exons ATGTCGTCTCCCGGCCAGGACGGAACCTCCAGCCAGCTCAATAAGTTTGAGAAACTGTCGTGGAGGCCCACCATCCGAGACTCCG GCTTCAAAAAACGAATCCGGTGGCTTCAGGCTCGGCGCATCGTCTCACCCTCCTGCCCCAACTTGCGGATCCCCAACCGCTTTCTAAGAGAAG GACACTGCATACCGCCTGCCCGCAGTGGACACCGCTGTGTTGCAGACAACACTAACCTGTACGTGTTCGGCGGCTACAACCCCGACTTTGAAGAGGCTGGAGGTTCAGAGAATGAGGACTATCCACTTTTCAGAGAGCTCTGGCGGTTTCATTTTGCCACAGCCTCCTGGCAGCAGGTCCGAACAGAGGGTTACATGCCCACAGAGCTGGCTTCCATGTCAG CGGTCTTACATGGGAACAACCTGCTTGTGTTTGGAGGCACTGGGATTCCTTTTGGTGAAAACAACGGCAATGACGTCCACGTTTGTAATGTTCAATACAAACGGTGGAACCTGCTTAACTGCAGAGGGAAGAAACCCAACAAGATCTACGGGCAG GCGATGGTCATTATAAATGGATACCTGTATGTGTTTGGAGGGACGACGGGCTACCTTTACAGCACAGACTTACACAGGCTGGACTTGACCACCAGAGAGTGGACCCACCTTAAACCAAACAATGCGCCCACAGATCTGCCCGAAGAACG GTATAGACACGAGCTCGCTCATGATGGACAGAGAATCTATATTTTAGGAGGCGGGACATCCTGGACATCGTATCCACTGGACAAA attCATGCGTATAACCTGGAGACAAACTACTGGGAGGAAATAGCCACGAAACCTCAAGAAAAAATAG GATATCCCTCTGCCCGTCGGTGTCACAGTTGTGTGCAGGTCAAAGACG AGGTGTTTATATGTGGGGGTTATAACGGGGAACAAATCCTGTCCGACCTGTGGAAGCTGAACCTGCAGACCCACCAGTGGACGAAGCTCCCTGCGGTCATGCCAGAGCCAGCGTACTTTCACTGTGCTGCAGTCACACCG GCTGGATGCATGTACGTCCACGGCGGAGTCGTCAACATGTCCGGGAACCGGAGGACGGGCTCGTTGTACAAAGTGTGGCTGGTGGTGCCCAGCCTGCTGGAACTGACCTGGGAGAAGCTTCTGAAAACGTTCCCTCACTTAGCCCATCTgtccagcctgcagctgctcGGCCTGGGGCTGACGCACGCCTTCGTTCAGCGGCTCAAATAG
- the LOC115392521 gene encoding ubiquitin-conjugating enzyme E2 H-like produces MSLAEGVFRTGRSGRSNPEPPRGKVCHGAAGSLRAVTTVTVVTAPGVRGYFQAERLRWLHNRISFQLTSKRNTKMSSPSPGKRRMDTDVVKLIESKHEVTILSGLNEFVVKFHGPPGTPYEGGVWKVRVDLPDKYPFKSPSIGFMNKIFHPNIDEASGTVCLDVINQTWTALYDLTNIFESFLPQLLAYPNPIDPLNGDAAAMYLHRPEDYKHKIKEYIQKYATEEALKEQEEGGGDSSSESSMSDFSEDEAQDMEL; encoded by the exons ATGTCACTGGCAGAGGGAGTCTTCAGGACAGGACGCTCAGGCAGGAGCAACCCGGAGCCTCCGCGAGGAAAAGTGTGCCATGGTGCAGCGGGATCACTGCGGGCAGTAACGACTGTAACTGTCGTTACAGCCCCCGGGGTTCGAGGGTATTTCCAAGCTGAGAGGTTGAGGTGGCTCCATAACCGCATTTCTTTTCAGCTCACTTCTAAAAGGAATACAAAAATGTCGTCTCCAAGTCCGGGCAAGAGGAGAATGGATACCGACGTGGTGAAACT CATCGAGAGCAAACACGAGGTCACCATCCTCAGCGGACTCAATGAGTTCGTGGTCAAGTTCCACGGCCCACCTGGAA cgCCATATGAAGGAGGCGTGTGGAAGGTCCGAGTCGACCTCCCAGATAAATACCCCTTCAAATCACCATCAATAG GGTTCATGAATAAAATCTTTCATCCCAACATTGATGAAGC GTCAGGAACCGTGTGTTTAGATGTCATAAACCAGACGTGGACTGCTCTCTACG ACCTCACCAACATCTTCGAGTCGTTCCTCCCTCAGCTGCTGGCCTACCCGAACCCCATCGACCCCCTGAACGGGGACGCGGCCGCCATGTACCTGCATCGACCGGAGGATTACAAACACAAGATCAAAG AGTACATCCAGAAATACGCCACAGAGGAGGCTCtaaaggagcaggaggagggaggaggggactCCTCCTCGGAGAGCTCCATGTCGGACTTTTCGGAGGACGAGGCTCAGGACATGGAGTTGTAG